The following are from one region of the Silene latifolia isolate original U9 population chromosome 9, ASM4854445v1, whole genome shotgun sequence genome:
- the LOC141602415 gene encoding auxin-binding protein ABP19a-like: MFFPIIIALVLFASSSNANQIEFDYCVADPTLPHGPSGYSCKDPTKLTTDDFSYSGLRAPGNSSNIFKFGVSYALVDQFPGLNGMGLSMVRADIEVGGAGPIHAHRVAELAIVTEGTVIFGFIDTNNKPFYKTLEKGDLFVVPPALGHFQVNVGKVPAVVYAAFASPTPGISTVDLSLFKNDLPTEIIQKITLLDSAQIKKLKRGFGGTN; this comes from the coding sequence atgTTTTTCCCGATCATAATCGCGCTTGTTCTTTTCGCTTCGTCTTCAAATGCTAATCAAATTGAATTTGATTATTGTGTAGCGGATCCAACCCTTCCTCATGGACCGTCAGGTTACTCATGTAAGGATCCCACAAAGTTGACAACAGATGATTTCTCTTACTCGGGTCTACGAGCACCTGGAAACTCGTCCAACATCTTCAAATTCGGTGTCTCGTACGCTTTAGTTGATCAATTCCCGGGTTTAAATGGTATGGGTCTATCCATGGTTCGAGCCGACATAGAGGTAGGTGGGGCTGGACCTATTCACGCCCATAGGGTTGCGGAACTTGCTATAGTGACCGAGGGTACGGTTATTTTTGGTTTTATTGACACGAATAACAAACCCTTTTATAAGACTTTGGAAAAGGGTGACTTGTTTGTTGTCCCACCCGCACTCGGGCATTTTCAAGTCAATGTTGGAAAAGTTCCCGCAGTTGTTTATGCTGCTTTTGCTAGCCCCACTCCCGGGATTTCAACTGTCGATCTCTCTCTTTTCAAAAATGATTTGCCTACTGAGATTATTCAGAAGATTACCCTTTTGGATTCGGCTCAAATTAAGAAGCTTAAGAGGGGTTTCGGTGGAACTAACTAG